Within Macaca nemestrina isolate mMacNem1 chromosome X, mMacNem.hap1, whole genome shotgun sequence, the genomic segment TGTCATTTTCATGTCGTGGCTTTTTAGAAGATGGCGGTGTCCTCTACTCTGATTCTATCAAAGTGTGTTCTTGGGATGCAGGTAACGTTCAGCCAACGAAATAATTCCTATGGCGGCAACAGGAATAACAAAACGCAGAAGCGGGAACGATGTCTTTTTTATTCCTCCCCAGGTGCAAACGTGGATGTGTGAGGTTTGGTAACAGGCAAAGTCATCTGGTTCACGTGACTGATGGGAATCCCCTGCGGTCTGGGCAAAAAGTCACTGGGTGAATGGGATGGATCAGACTCCCTGTCCTGAGGGGGAGACGGTTTCTTGCAGAACGAGGTGAAGGAGGTGGTTCTGCTCAGCAGTCAACAGTGGCCACATCTCCACCTGCAGCGACTTGATGGCTTCCGTGTCCTTTTCGTGGGCAGCCATGACCAAAGACTGGAGCAGCAGAAAGAGCTCCTCGGGAAGCTGGCCGCTGCTCTCCTGCCCGTGGCTGTCAAAAGCCTCCCAGGAGTACTTCTCCAGGGTCTGGGCGTGCTCCGGCAGCAGCTTGGCCGGCGGTGGTTGtaggaggagcagcagcagcacgcGGGACACCTCGCAGCGGACCAGCACGTCCGAGAAGGCGCCCAGGGCGGCGGGAGAGGGCGCCGCCGAGCCGGAGTTTGGAGGAAGCAGCGCGGCCGGTAGGGCGGGGGTCGCCCCGGTCCCGGGCCCGGGCTGGGGCCccggcggcgggggcggcggcaGTGACTGCACCGGGTGGCTGCCGTGCTCCCGCGCCAGGCGCTGCATGCGCGTGAAGACCGCCAGGGCGCCGGTGTAGTCGCGCGCCAGCAGCTGGCAGGAGGCGG encodes:
- the LOC139360790 gene encoding 40-kDa huntingtin-associated protein, with amino-acid sequence MAAAAAGLGGGAGPGPEAGDFLARYRLVSNKLKKRFLRKPNVAEAGEQFGQLGRELRAQECLPYAAWCQLAVARCQQALFHGPGEALALTEAARLFLRQERDARQRLVCPAAYGEPLQAAASALGAAVRLHLELGQPAAAAALCLELAAALRDLGQPAAAAGHFQRAAQLQLPQLPLAALQALGEAASCQLLARDYTGALAVFTRMQRLAREHGSHPVQSLPPPPPPGPQPGPGTGATPALPAALLPPNSGSAAPSPAALGAFSDVLVRCEVSRVLLLLLLQPPPAKLLPEHAQTLEKYSWEAFDSHGQESSGQLPEELFLLLQSLVMAAHEKDTEAIKSLQVEMWPLLTAEQNHLLHLVLQETVSPSGQGV